AGAGTTGTCCACAGTAGTGTAATTACAAAAATGTAATTCCGAGAGGTTAGTCACACAGTGGCCTGGATCACTCCTCCATTCCGTCCTGTGGACAACTACGTTTTGCCTGTTGAGAAGTGGTAGGCGGGCTGGGGAAGGATTGTGGACAACTCCGGCTGTGGAAAACTTATCCACAGCCCGCCCGAGTTATCCACAGGCTATCCACACCCTGAGTCACATGGCGGATTCGGTCGACTACCTTGTGATTCAAGGTCCCCTCCACAGATTGCACAGGACCTATTGTTACTACTCCTTTTAAAACTTGTAATTTCTAAAGAAGAAAGAGGGTGTGGGGAAAACGGTCCGGCCCGGTGTCCCGCGGCCGGTAGGACAAACGGAATCTTCGAATTACAAGATTTCGACTCACCGAACCGTGGGGTACGTTGGAGTCTGTTGTTTCCGGTCCACACGTTCTTCCGATGTGGGATCACAAATATTTCGAGGAGCCCGAAGCATGGAGTCACAAGCAGTGTCATTCCGGGTGGCAAGGGATGACCTGGCCAACGCCGTCGCCTGGGTGGCCAGAAGTCTGCCCACCAAGGTGACCCAGCCGGTGCTGCGCGCCATGCTCATCACCGCGGATGACAATGGTCTGGAGTTCACCGGTTTCGACTACGAGGTGTCGACGCGGGTACGCATCGCCGCCGAGGTCGGAGAGCCGGGACGCATCGCGGTGGCAGGCAAGCTCATCGCCGAGATCGTCAACACCCTGCCGAACAAACCGGTGGAGCTGCGGGTCGAGGGGTCGAAGGCGCTGGTCTCGTGTGGTTCCTCACGCTTCGAGCTGCCGTTGATCCCCCTGGATGACTACCCGCAGATCCCGACTCTGCCCGAGGTCACCGGCACCATCGATCCGGCACTGTTCGCAGAGGCTGTGACACAGGTCGCCACGGCCGCGGGCAAAGATGACACCCTGCCCATGCTCACGGGCGTGCACATGGAGATCGCCGGAAATCAGGTCAAGCTCGCGGCGACCGACCGTTTCCGCCTGGCGCTGCGCACCTTCGAGTGGGATCCGGTCTCCCCGGACGTCGAGGCCAAGCTGTTGATCCCGGCGAAGACCCTGCTGGAAAACGCCCGCACCATCGACACCCACGTCCAGAACCGGGTGGAGATCGCCGTGGGCACCGGCGAGCAGATCGGTGCCGCCGGCCTCTTCGGCATCCAC
This sequence is a window from Corynebacterium comes. Protein-coding genes within it:
- the dnaN gene encoding DNA polymerase III subunit beta, with translation MESQAVSFRVARDDLANAVAWVARSLPTKVTQPVLRAMLITADDNGLEFTGFDYEVSTRVRIAAEVGEPGRIAVAGKLIAEIVNTLPNKPVELRVEGSKALVSCGSSRFELPLIPLDDYPQIPTLPEVTGTIDPALFAEAVTQVATAAGKDDTLPMLTGVHMEIAGNQVKLAATDRFRLALRTFEWDPVSPDVEAKLLIPAKTLLENARTIDTHVQNRVEIAVGTGEQIGAAGLFGIHTDNRETTTRMLDADFPNIQPLLPKTHTSMATVEIVPLQEAIRRVSLVTERNAQIRMQFNEGELILSAGGMESGHAEERLPCGFTGRDELIIAFNPGYLRDGLSVVHTNRVVFGFTEPSRPAILIPEPEQLPEADADGTFPTPETEFTYLLMPVRLPG